The Parus major isolate Abel chromosome 24, Parus_major1.1, whole genome shotgun sequence sequence TCTCCTCCCAGGAAGGTTCAACACAAACATCTCAGTGTGCACAGAATTAAATTCGACTGGGAGAGATGATCTGAGGCGAAATGATTCGTTCTCGTAGGATATGAATCGAAATAAATGCTCCTGGGGTGGAATAAGAGTTTAAAACTGCGACTGGAGCTGGATACCCACCTGTACCTCAAAACCAAAGGCCAGCTGCAatctttaaaaatggaaaacttatCAATTGATGTATTTACACATCAAAGTGCAGTGAAAGGGGCAGGCTATCGGTGCCTTTACTTTTTGATATCccctgctttccttctgctATCAATTCCCTCCAAACACTCCCTGTAAAATATGAGTTGTTAATTCTGGCTCTGGCAGAACTGTGCTTCCCCTGCTTTCACTGCTCACATGGCCTTGGGAGAGGCTTTTGGAGCTGGCTGTAAACTTCATTCTTCAAAATGGAGCAGAATTTATGGGTGTGAGCCAGGAGGCTTTTGGGTGGAAGATCTGTGATGTGTCGTCAGCTGTTTATCAACCTCCTGACCAGGCTATGAACAAAATCTGTTCGGAACTGAAATACAGCTCTGGTCTAGGTTGGGACTCCAGCACCTGCCTGATCTCAAAATGAGATATTTAAGTCCAACTAATGATGTTTAAATGATTTTCCAAGTGAAGATGTTTTCCTgatttgtgttgtttttataCCTTCTGCCTAAACagtgaatatatttattttaaatatctaatCTCTacttttttatgtatatttggtctggttttccttttggGAATGTGTAAATCTGCCCTGCAGGTCAGTGGCACTGAAGGacacaaaggaaaggaagaataaaataaacgTTTTCCTGGTACAGCCaccaggctgctgtggggatCTGAGGTccctgaaaggaaaataaatgttgcataaattttattttattttttctcagcttctgcctcagagcagcagccacagcctcgCCCCTACCAAGGTGTCAGAGTGAAGGAGCCGgtgaaggagctgctgaagaggaaaagggggaaCATCCATAATTCTGCTGCAACTGCAGCTACAACGgtagggaaaaaacaaacatgggGAAAATCCTCCCTCAGGAGCTCAGTGATTGCCCAGCCCCAGCAATAGTGTGCCAGTGAAAGAAACCTTTGCATCTCTAATGTGTTTTGAAGGCCCTGTAGCCTGATGCTGGCAATGCCATTAAAATATCTCTTCAGGTGGGGTGCTTTTAGTGTGCTGAGCGCCTTCCATCACTTAATGGAAAGGGGAAAGTGCTTTGCACTTGGCAGGATCTGATTCCTTGGGACTGAAAGTGGCTTGGAAGGGAGGCAGCTTATTCAGGAGTCTAAAAGAGACCACCCAGAGCCATCCCTGGCTGGTTTTTTCAGCCTGCATTTGCcctcccagcaggcagcagcttggCTGGCTCCTCTCTGAAGGAGAATTATCTCTGCTACAGGAGATTTAAACACACTTTAAGGTCCCCTTGAGCTGAGGGGACATTGTGGGTGTTTAGGGTGGTGTGTCCAAGCTGCCAGGTTCAGTTCTTCTCGCCCTTGTGTGGGGTGGGAGAATTCAGATCCTGACATTAATAATCAGCTGATAATGCCTGCTATGCTTTGTGCTTCTCTAAGTGATTGAATTTAATGATGGGCTTCacctctgatttttattttttcttctctcttgcaGGTTTCTTTGCCCCATCAGCCAGTCCCCTCCTACTCACCCATGGGTAATGTATCCCTGACTCTCTGTGACTCTCCAGGGAGGactgtgctgagctgggctttAATCCTGTCCTGTTATTCCAGGCCAGCCTTGCATTGACATGGAcgctgctggccctgctctgcctggcccAGAGGAAGGAGCTCTGGCCTCTGGATGGAtcccccagccctctcccagctccctgcagcccctggctcaGTGGAGCCCTTACCCTGAGTACGTGTCCCACGAGGCTGGCAGCTGTCCCTACACAGCAGATATGTACGTGCAGCCTGTGTGTCCCAGCTACACCCTGGTGGGACCCTCCTCCGTCCTCACCTACACCTCCCAGCCTCTCATCACCAATTTTGCAGTAAGTCAAAAGCACCAATCTGGAAATTATGTTAATTCTCACCTTCTAGCAAGAGCCGTGGGGTGTAGTTAgtctaatttatttaattactgtCATGTTGTGTGTCTTTGCATCCATGCCACGTAATTTCCTGGACAGTAATTTGGTTTGAGCAGGGCAAAAAGTTGTGGTTGTACTGGAGTCAggcaaaattcccaaaattccttttccccagctctcttcACTCTTTCAGACTGAGCAGGGATTGTCACTCtttatttccatgtttaaaattaaaaaaaaaaaatgtcaatgAGGTTCCAGGAAGCACATCGATCAGGTGAGGCAGGAAGGATGACTTGGCAATAAATTTCTCAGAAGCTGCTGTTAAAGGATAAAAGAGCAAGGTCAAAATACGTAAAGCTAACAGAATATTTGGCTTCAGGCCAGACGAAACATACTTGGCTGACACAAGATGATTCCCTTTAGAGGGGAAGGGCAGAGAATTCTGTTCCAGTGGACCTGGGGcagctgattttctttccttggttCAGTTTGGCTGCTCAGGCAGGCCCAGCAATGCCCCCAAAGGCCCCCAAATTTCTGTGTCCTTCAGTGCTGAGGAAGGGCCGTGGGATGGCTTTGGGATGTGGCTCTGCCTGAGCTGTTCCAGAGGCCACAAtgagctgcctccagccttgGTGGCAGCAAAGATGGGACTGTCCagagggcactgccagcacagggTGTGACAGGGTCACGGGagggtgggaatgggaacagaAAGCTGGAGGGAGCCTGAGGCGAGCGTGACCTGGGCACAGGCGTCACCCTCAGCTCAGAGCTTCACCCAGAGAGGAAGGATGAGGATCTTAGAAGTGGGAtgagcatccccagcctgtgctgcatcctccccctgccccacatGGCCAATTGCTTCACTCTGCTATATTTttgtccccctccccagccccgcaGCACCACCCCGGCCGTGGTGCCACCGCTGGAGGTGACggagcagcagccacccctGACGTATTTCCCGTGGGCACAGCCCCTGTCTGCCCTGCCAGCCTCCACCCTGCAGtaccctgcagcctcctcctcgCTGCCTGGGCCCCAGCTGGTGCCTGTGCCCATCTCCATCCCCGAGCCAGCCCCgcaggagctggaggatgcCCGGCGAGCCATCGGCGCCCTGCCCATCGAGAAGCTGCTCCTGGAAGATGAAGACAATGATACGTACGTGTTAAGCCGTGCTCTCTCTGTCGAAGGGCTTTAGGTTGCACATCTGGGGCCTCAATGCTCAATGCTGCACGCAGCACCTCGGTGGGTTttgaggagggaggagaagcaggCGGGTGGGGTGGGAATTTTAGTGCGCTGTGATTTGTGTGTTGAGTGAAATTTGCTTTGTTCTGGTGCCCAGCACAAGATTCctctgctgttccagctcctgctgcctctcccaggcAGGTTTGGATGCTGCACACTTGtgctcagcaccagcacaaGGGGATTTTCACCCTCATGGTCTCAAATTGACAGATCCCAGTGTAGCCAAGGCCAGCTGTAGCATTTGGTGAGGGTAAAATTACCTCTCAATTTTGGCAAACCCGGTTCAATAGGGCTGCTTTTGTGTAAATGCcttgtttgtgtgtctgtgacCTGTCCATTGGAGAAACTCCCACCAGATTTAGGCCACTAGAAAACATTTGAGGGCCtaaactgatattttttccccctaaatttTACTACTCCTTTGGCAATCAGGAAAACGTCAAGTGTAGCTTTGCTCTGCTGGTGCAGGTAGGTGCAGTAGtctgaaaataaagctgaaggAAATGCCAGAGCAGTCAGAGATCCCTGTTTGCAGAGCAAGAATTCACACCAAGGTGTAACTGGGAACTCTCACCTTGTCTGCCcctggagcccagccctgcaggtgtgGAGCAGTGGGCTGGGGTTGTGGGCTTTTAGCTGCAGAGGGGTTTGGGGCTCTCAAATATCCAAATTTGAAGTGTGGGGCTGATTTAGTGGCTGGCTGGTAATGCAGATCCTGTCCCACTGAAGTCTCTGGGAGTTTTTACTTAGTCAGGATTGCAATTCATGGCCCTGTACCAGGAGATCATTGAGACAGGGATTTTCCGGAATCTGGAATGCAGCCCAA is a genomic window containing:
- the POU2AF1 gene encoding POU domain class 2-associating factor 1, with translation MHWQKSSASEQQPQPRPYQGVRVKEPVKELLKRKRGNIHNSAATAATTVSLPHQPVPSYSPMGQPCIDMDAAGPALPGPEEGALASGWIPQPSPSSLQPLAQWSPYPEYVSHEAGSCPYTADMYVQPVCPSYTLVGPSSVLTYTSQPLITNFAPRSTTPAVVPPLEVTEQQPPLTYFPWAQPLSALPASTLQYPAASSSLPGPQLVPVPISIPEPAPQELEDARRAIGALPIEKLLLEDEDNDTYVLSRALSVEGL